Proteins from a single region of Harpia harpyja isolate bHarHar1 chromosome 14, bHarHar1 primary haplotype, whole genome shotgun sequence:
- the MBTD1 gene encoding MBT domain-containing protein 1 isoform X7 — protein sequence MENTKDLTEHTSRAERKRRDSFGMFDGYDSCSEDTSSSSSSDESEEEVAPLPSSLPIIKNNGQVYTYPDGKSGMATCEMCGMVGVRDAFYSKTKRFCSVSCSRSYSSNSKKASILARLQGKPPTKKAKVLQKQPLVAKLAAYAQYQATLQNQAKTKAAVPVEGFSWGNYINSNSFTAAPVTCFKHAPMGTCWGDISEGVRVEVPNTDCSLPTKVFWIAGIVKLAGYNALLRYEGFENDSSLDFWCNVCGSDIHPVGWCATSGKPLVPPRTIQHKYTNWKAFLVKRLTGAKTLPPDFSQKVSESMQYPFKTSMRVEVVDKTHLCRTRVAVVESVIGGRLRLVYEESEDKTDDFWCHMYSPLIHHIGWSRSIGHRFKRSDITKKQDGHFDAPPHLFMKVKEVDAAGEWFKEGMKLEAIDPLNLSAICVATIRKVLADGYLMIGIDGSEAADGSDWFCYHATSPSIFPVGFCEINMIELTPPRGYAKLPFKWFDYLRETDSIAAPVKLFNKEVPNHGFHVGMKLEAVDLMEPRLVCVATVTRIIHRLLRIHFDGWEDEYDQWVDCESPDLYPVGWCQLTGYQLQPPAPQSSRDSQSSSSKQKKKAKSQQYKGHKKMTSLQLKEELLDGEEYSFLQGASDQESNGSASYYIKQEP from the exons ATGGAAAACACAAAGGACCTG acaGAACATACTTCAcgagcagaaaggaaaagacgtGATTCATTCGGGATGTTTGACGGTTATGATAGTTGTAGTGAggacaccagcagcagctccagttcaGATGAGAGTGAAGAGGAGGTTGCTCCTTTGCCGTCCAGTCTCCCAATTATAAAGAACAATGGACAGGTCTATACTTACCCAGATGGCAAATCTGGCATGG CTACATGCGAGATGTGTGGAATGGTTGGTGTCCGTGACGCTTTTTACTCTAAAACAAAACGCTTCTGCAGTGTGTCATGCTCTAGAAGCTATTCATCAAACTCCAAGAAGGCCAGCATTCTGGCCAGACTTCAG ggTAAACCTCCAACAAAGAAGGCTAAAGTTCTACAAAAACAACCCCTAGTGGCTAAATTAGCAGCATATGCTCAATACCAAGCAACTTTACAAAACCAGGCAAAGACTAAAGCAG CTGTCCCTGTGGAAGGTTTCAGCTGGGGTAACTACATCAATAGCAATAGCTTTACAGCAGCTCCTGTTACCTGTTTTAAACAC GCACCTATGGGGACATGCTGGGGTGATATCTCAGAAGGAGTGCGAGTGGAGGTTCCAAACACGGACTGCAGCCTACCTACCAAAGTCTTCTGGATAGCTGGAATTGTAAAATTAGCag GCTACAATGCTCTGCTAAGATATGAAGGCTTTGAAAATGATTCAAGTCTTGACTTCTGGTGCAACGTTTGTGGGTCTGACATCCACCCAGTTGGTTGGTGTGCAACCAGTGGGAAGCCCCTAGTCCCTCCTCGAA CCATCCAACACAAATACACAAACTGGAAAGCTTTTCTAGTGAAACGACTTACTGGTGCCAAAACACTTCCTCCTGACTTTTCTCAGAAG GTGTCTGAGAGTATGCAGTATCCATTCAAAACTTCCATGAGAGTAGAAGTTGTTGACAAAACACACCTTTGTCGAACAAGGGTAGCAGTTGTAGAAAGTGTCATTGGGGGACGGTTAAGATTGGTGTATGAAGAAAGTGAAGACAAAACTGATGACTTCTGGTGCCATATGTACAGTCCACTCATTCATCATATTGGTTGGTCTCGAAGTATAGGACACAGATTCAAAAGATCTG ATATTACAAAGAAACAGGATGGACATTTTGATGCACCCCCACATTTATTTATGAAG GTAAAAGAGGTTGACGCAGCTGGAGAATGGTTTAAAGAAGGAATGAAATTGGAAGCTATAGACCCCTTAAACCTTTCGGCTATATGTGTGGCAACTATTAGAAAG gtTTTAGCAGATGGCTATCTTATGATTGGGATTGATGgctcagaagcagcagatggGTCTGATTGGTTTTGTTACCATGCCACTTCCCCTTCTATTTTCCCTGTTGGTTTCTGTGAAATTAACATGATTGAACTAACTCCACCCAGAG GTTATGCAAAACTCCCTTTTAAATGGTTTGACTACCTCAGGGAAACTGACTCAATAGCAGCACCTGTAAAGCTCTTCAATAAG GAAGTTCCAAACCATGGGTTTCATGTTGGAATGAAACTGGAAGCTGTTGATCTGATGGAACCTCGCCTGGTATGTGTGGCCACAGTAACTCGCATTATCCATCGTCTTTTGAGGATACACTTTGATGGGTGGGAAGATGAATATGATCAGTGGGTGGATTGCGAGTCCCCAGACCTCTATCCAGTGGGATGGTGTCAGCTAACTGGATATCAACTACAGCCTCCAGCGCCACAAT CATCAAGAGATAGCCAGTCAAGTTcatcaaaacagaagaaaaaagctaaaTCACAACAGTACAAAGGACATAAGAAAA
- the MBTD1 gene encoding MBT domain-containing protein 1 isoform X1, producing MENTKDLAFDTFCKLLLHTFISQTEHTSRAERKRRDSFGMFDGYDSCSEDTSSSSSSDESEEEVAPLPSSLPIIKNNGQVYTYPDGKSGMATCEMCGMVGVRDAFYSKTKRFCSVSCSRSYSSNSKKASILARLQVAGKPPTKKAKVLQKQPLVAKLAAYAQYQATLQNQAKTKAAAVPVEGFSWGNYINSNSFTAAPVTCFKHAPMGTCWGDISEGVRVEVPNTDCSLPTKVFWIAGIVKLAGYNALLRYEGFENDSSLDFWCNVCGSDIHPVGWCATSGKPLVPPRTIQHKYTNWKAFLVKRLTGAKTLPPDFSQKVSESMQYPFKTSMRVEVVDKTHLCRTRVAVVESVIGGRLRLVYEESEDKTDDFWCHMYSPLIHHIGWSRSIGHRFKRSDITKKQDGHFDAPPHLFMKVKEVDAAGEWFKEGMKLEAIDPLNLSAICVATIRKVLADGYLMIGIDGSEAADGSDWFCYHATSPSIFPVGFCEINMIELTPPRGYAKLPFKWFDYLRETDSIAAPVKLFNKEVPNHGFHVGMKLEAVDLMEPRLVCVATVTRIIHRLLRIHFDGWEDEYDQWVDCESPDLYPVGWCQLTGYQLQPPAPQSSRDSQSSSSKQKKKAKSQQYKGHKKMTSLQLKEELLDGEEYSFLQGASDQESNGSASYYIKQEP from the exons ATGGAAAACACAAAGGACCTG GCTTTTGATACCTTCTGCAAACTACTACTGCATACCTTCATTTCTCAG acaGAACATACTTCAcgagcagaaaggaaaagacgtGATTCATTCGGGATGTTTGACGGTTATGATAGTTGTAGTGAggacaccagcagcagctccagttcaGATGAGAGTGAAGAGGAGGTTGCTCCTTTGCCGTCCAGTCTCCCAATTATAAAGAACAATGGACAGGTCTATACTTACCCAGATGGCAAATCTGGCATGG CTACATGCGAGATGTGTGGAATGGTTGGTGTCCGTGACGCTTTTTACTCTAAAACAAAACGCTTCTGCAGTGTGTCATGCTCTAGAAGCTATTCATCAAACTCCAAGAAGGCCAGCATTCTGGCCAGACTTCAGGTAGCG ggTAAACCTCCAACAAAGAAGGCTAAAGTTCTACAAAAACAACCCCTAGTGGCTAAATTAGCAGCATATGCTCAATACCAAGCAACTTTACAAAACCAGGCAAAGACTAAAGCAG CAGCTGTCCCTGTGGAAGGTTTCAGCTGGGGTAACTACATCAATAGCAATAGCTTTACAGCAGCTCCTGTTACCTGTTTTAAACAC GCACCTATGGGGACATGCTGGGGTGATATCTCAGAAGGAGTGCGAGTGGAGGTTCCAAACACGGACTGCAGCCTACCTACCAAAGTCTTCTGGATAGCTGGAATTGTAAAATTAGCag GCTACAATGCTCTGCTAAGATATGAAGGCTTTGAAAATGATTCAAGTCTTGACTTCTGGTGCAACGTTTGTGGGTCTGACATCCACCCAGTTGGTTGGTGTGCAACCAGTGGGAAGCCCCTAGTCCCTCCTCGAA CCATCCAACACAAATACACAAACTGGAAAGCTTTTCTAGTGAAACGACTTACTGGTGCCAAAACACTTCCTCCTGACTTTTCTCAGAAG GTGTCTGAGAGTATGCAGTATCCATTCAAAACTTCCATGAGAGTAGAAGTTGTTGACAAAACACACCTTTGTCGAACAAGGGTAGCAGTTGTAGAAAGTGTCATTGGGGGACGGTTAAGATTGGTGTATGAAGAAAGTGAAGACAAAACTGATGACTTCTGGTGCCATATGTACAGTCCACTCATTCATCATATTGGTTGGTCTCGAAGTATAGGACACAGATTCAAAAGATCTG ATATTACAAAGAAACAGGATGGACATTTTGATGCACCCCCACATTTATTTATGAAG GTAAAAGAGGTTGACGCAGCTGGAGAATGGTTTAAAGAAGGAATGAAATTGGAAGCTATAGACCCCTTAAACCTTTCGGCTATATGTGTGGCAACTATTAGAAAG gtTTTAGCAGATGGCTATCTTATGATTGGGATTGATGgctcagaagcagcagatggGTCTGATTGGTTTTGTTACCATGCCACTTCCCCTTCTATTTTCCCTGTTGGTTTCTGTGAAATTAACATGATTGAACTAACTCCACCCAGAG GTTATGCAAAACTCCCTTTTAAATGGTTTGACTACCTCAGGGAAACTGACTCAATAGCAGCACCTGTAAAGCTCTTCAATAAG GAAGTTCCAAACCATGGGTTTCATGTTGGAATGAAACTGGAAGCTGTTGATCTGATGGAACCTCGCCTGGTATGTGTGGCCACAGTAACTCGCATTATCCATCGTCTTTTGAGGATACACTTTGATGGGTGGGAAGATGAATATGATCAGTGGGTGGATTGCGAGTCCCCAGACCTCTATCCAGTGGGATGGTGTCAGCTAACTGGATATCAACTACAGCCTCCAGCGCCACAAT CATCAAGAGATAGCCAGTCAAGTTcatcaaaacagaagaaaaaagctaaaTCACAACAGTACAAAGGACATAAGAAAA
- the MBTD1 gene encoding MBT domain-containing protein 1 isoform X4 — MENTKDLAFDTFCKLLLHTFISQTEHTSRAERKRRDSFGMFDGYDSCSEDTSSSSSSDESEEEVAPLPSSLPIIKNNGQVYTYPDGKSGMATCEMCGMVGVRDAFYSKTKRFCSVSCSRSYSSNSKKASILARLQGKPPTKKAKVLQKQPLVAKLAAYAQYQATLQNQAKTKAAAVPVEGFSWGNYINSNSFTAAPVTCFKHAPMGTCWGDISEGVRVEVPNTDCSLPTKVFWIAGIVKLAGYNALLRYEGFENDSSLDFWCNVCGSDIHPVGWCATSGKPLVPPRTIQHKYTNWKAFLVKRLTGAKTLPPDFSQKVSESMQYPFKTSMRVEVVDKTHLCRTRVAVVESVIGGRLRLVYEESEDKTDDFWCHMYSPLIHHIGWSRSIGHRFKRSDITKKQDGHFDAPPHLFMKVKEVDAAGEWFKEGMKLEAIDPLNLSAICVATIRKVLADGYLMIGIDGSEAADGSDWFCYHATSPSIFPVGFCEINMIELTPPRGYAKLPFKWFDYLRETDSIAAPVKLFNKEVPNHGFHVGMKLEAVDLMEPRLVCVATVTRIIHRLLRIHFDGWEDEYDQWVDCESPDLYPVGWCQLTGYQLQPPAPQSSRDSQSSSSKQKKKAKSQQYKGHKKMTSLQLKEELLDGEEYSFLQGASDQESNGSASYYIKQEP, encoded by the exons ATGGAAAACACAAAGGACCTG GCTTTTGATACCTTCTGCAAACTACTACTGCATACCTTCATTTCTCAG acaGAACATACTTCAcgagcagaaaggaaaagacgtGATTCATTCGGGATGTTTGACGGTTATGATAGTTGTAGTGAggacaccagcagcagctccagttcaGATGAGAGTGAAGAGGAGGTTGCTCCTTTGCCGTCCAGTCTCCCAATTATAAAGAACAATGGACAGGTCTATACTTACCCAGATGGCAAATCTGGCATGG CTACATGCGAGATGTGTGGAATGGTTGGTGTCCGTGACGCTTTTTACTCTAAAACAAAACGCTTCTGCAGTGTGTCATGCTCTAGAAGCTATTCATCAAACTCCAAGAAGGCCAGCATTCTGGCCAGACTTCAG ggTAAACCTCCAACAAAGAAGGCTAAAGTTCTACAAAAACAACCCCTAGTGGCTAAATTAGCAGCATATGCTCAATACCAAGCAACTTTACAAAACCAGGCAAAGACTAAAGCAG CAGCTGTCCCTGTGGAAGGTTTCAGCTGGGGTAACTACATCAATAGCAATAGCTTTACAGCAGCTCCTGTTACCTGTTTTAAACAC GCACCTATGGGGACATGCTGGGGTGATATCTCAGAAGGAGTGCGAGTGGAGGTTCCAAACACGGACTGCAGCCTACCTACCAAAGTCTTCTGGATAGCTGGAATTGTAAAATTAGCag GCTACAATGCTCTGCTAAGATATGAAGGCTTTGAAAATGATTCAAGTCTTGACTTCTGGTGCAACGTTTGTGGGTCTGACATCCACCCAGTTGGTTGGTGTGCAACCAGTGGGAAGCCCCTAGTCCCTCCTCGAA CCATCCAACACAAATACACAAACTGGAAAGCTTTTCTAGTGAAACGACTTACTGGTGCCAAAACACTTCCTCCTGACTTTTCTCAGAAG GTGTCTGAGAGTATGCAGTATCCATTCAAAACTTCCATGAGAGTAGAAGTTGTTGACAAAACACACCTTTGTCGAACAAGGGTAGCAGTTGTAGAAAGTGTCATTGGGGGACGGTTAAGATTGGTGTATGAAGAAAGTGAAGACAAAACTGATGACTTCTGGTGCCATATGTACAGTCCACTCATTCATCATATTGGTTGGTCTCGAAGTATAGGACACAGATTCAAAAGATCTG ATATTACAAAGAAACAGGATGGACATTTTGATGCACCCCCACATTTATTTATGAAG GTAAAAGAGGTTGACGCAGCTGGAGAATGGTTTAAAGAAGGAATGAAATTGGAAGCTATAGACCCCTTAAACCTTTCGGCTATATGTGTGGCAACTATTAGAAAG gtTTTAGCAGATGGCTATCTTATGATTGGGATTGATGgctcagaagcagcagatggGTCTGATTGGTTTTGTTACCATGCCACTTCCCCTTCTATTTTCCCTGTTGGTTTCTGTGAAATTAACATGATTGAACTAACTCCACCCAGAG GTTATGCAAAACTCCCTTTTAAATGGTTTGACTACCTCAGGGAAACTGACTCAATAGCAGCACCTGTAAAGCTCTTCAATAAG GAAGTTCCAAACCATGGGTTTCATGTTGGAATGAAACTGGAAGCTGTTGATCTGATGGAACCTCGCCTGGTATGTGTGGCCACAGTAACTCGCATTATCCATCGTCTTTTGAGGATACACTTTGATGGGTGGGAAGATGAATATGATCAGTGGGTGGATTGCGAGTCCCCAGACCTCTATCCAGTGGGATGGTGTCAGCTAACTGGATATCAACTACAGCCTCCAGCGCCACAAT CATCAAGAGATAGCCAGTCAAGTTcatcaaaacagaagaaaaaagctaaaTCACAACAGTACAAAGGACATAAGAAAA
- the MBTD1 gene encoding MBT domain-containing protein 1 isoform X3: protein MENTKDLAFDTFCKLLLHTFISQTEHTSRAERKRRDSFGMFDGYDSCSEDTSSSSSSDESEEEVAPLPSSLPIIKNNGQVYTYPDGKSGMATCEMCGMVGVRDAFYSKTKRFCSVSCSRSYSSNSKKASILARLQVGKPPTKKAKVLQKQPLVAKLAAYAQYQATLQNQAKTKAAAVPVEGFSWGNYINSNSFTAAPVTCFKHAPMGTCWGDISEGVRVEVPNTDCSLPTKVFWIAGIVKLAGYNALLRYEGFENDSSLDFWCNVCGSDIHPVGWCATSGKPLVPPRTIQHKYTNWKAFLVKRLTGAKTLPPDFSQKVSESMQYPFKTSMRVEVVDKTHLCRTRVAVVESVIGGRLRLVYEESEDKTDDFWCHMYSPLIHHIGWSRSIGHRFKRSDITKKQDGHFDAPPHLFMKVKEVDAAGEWFKEGMKLEAIDPLNLSAICVATIRKVLADGYLMIGIDGSEAADGSDWFCYHATSPSIFPVGFCEINMIELTPPRGYAKLPFKWFDYLRETDSIAAPVKLFNKEVPNHGFHVGMKLEAVDLMEPRLVCVATVTRIIHRLLRIHFDGWEDEYDQWVDCESPDLYPVGWCQLTGYQLQPPAPQSSRDSQSSSSKQKKKAKSQQYKGHKKMTSLQLKEELLDGEEYSFLQGASDQESNGSASYYIKQEP, encoded by the exons ATGGAAAACACAAAGGACCTG GCTTTTGATACCTTCTGCAAACTACTACTGCATACCTTCATTTCTCAG acaGAACATACTTCAcgagcagaaaggaaaagacgtGATTCATTCGGGATGTTTGACGGTTATGATAGTTGTAGTGAggacaccagcagcagctccagttcaGATGAGAGTGAAGAGGAGGTTGCTCCTTTGCCGTCCAGTCTCCCAATTATAAAGAACAATGGACAGGTCTATACTTACCCAGATGGCAAATCTGGCATGG CTACATGCGAGATGTGTGGAATGGTTGGTGTCCGTGACGCTTTTTACTCTAAAACAAAACGCTTCTGCAGTGTGTCATGCTCTAGAAGCTATTCATCAAACTCCAAGAAGGCCAGCATTCTGGCCAGACTTCAGGTA ggTAAACCTCCAACAAAGAAGGCTAAAGTTCTACAAAAACAACCCCTAGTGGCTAAATTAGCAGCATATGCTCAATACCAAGCAACTTTACAAAACCAGGCAAAGACTAAAGCAG CAGCTGTCCCTGTGGAAGGTTTCAGCTGGGGTAACTACATCAATAGCAATAGCTTTACAGCAGCTCCTGTTACCTGTTTTAAACAC GCACCTATGGGGACATGCTGGGGTGATATCTCAGAAGGAGTGCGAGTGGAGGTTCCAAACACGGACTGCAGCCTACCTACCAAAGTCTTCTGGATAGCTGGAATTGTAAAATTAGCag GCTACAATGCTCTGCTAAGATATGAAGGCTTTGAAAATGATTCAAGTCTTGACTTCTGGTGCAACGTTTGTGGGTCTGACATCCACCCAGTTGGTTGGTGTGCAACCAGTGGGAAGCCCCTAGTCCCTCCTCGAA CCATCCAACACAAATACACAAACTGGAAAGCTTTTCTAGTGAAACGACTTACTGGTGCCAAAACACTTCCTCCTGACTTTTCTCAGAAG GTGTCTGAGAGTATGCAGTATCCATTCAAAACTTCCATGAGAGTAGAAGTTGTTGACAAAACACACCTTTGTCGAACAAGGGTAGCAGTTGTAGAAAGTGTCATTGGGGGACGGTTAAGATTGGTGTATGAAGAAAGTGAAGACAAAACTGATGACTTCTGGTGCCATATGTACAGTCCACTCATTCATCATATTGGTTGGTCTCGAAGTATAGGACACAGATTCAAAAGATCTG ATATTACAAAGAAACAGGATGGACATTTTGATGCACCCCCACATTTATTTATGAAG GTAAAAGAGGTTGACGCAGCTGGAGAATGGTTTAAAGAAGGAATGAAATTGGAAGCTATAGACCCCTTAAACCTTTCGGCTATATGTGTGGCAACTATTAGAAAG gtTTTAGCAGATGGCTATCTTATGATTGGGATTGATGgctcagaagcagcagatggGTCTGATTGGTTTTGTTACCATGCCACTTCCCCTTCTATTTTCCCTGTTGGTTTCTGTGAAATTAACATGATTGAACTAACTCCACCCAGAG GTTATGCAAAACTCCCTTTTAAATGGTTTGACTACCTCAGGGAAACTGACTCAATAGCAGCACCTGTAAAGCTCTTCAATAAG GAAGTTCCAAACCATGGGTTTCATGTTGGAATGAAACTGGAAGCTGTTGATCTGATGGAACCTCGCCTGGTATGTGTGGCCACAGTAACTCGCATTATCCATCGTCTTTTGAGGATACACTTTGATGGGTGGGAAGATGAATATGATCAGTGGGTGGATTGCGAGTCCCCAGACCTCTATCCAGTGGGATGGTGTCAGCTAACTGGATATCAACTACAGCCTCCAGCGCCACAAT CATCAAGAGATAGCCAGTCAAGTTcatcaaaacagaagaaaaaagctaaaTCACAACAGTACAAAGGACATAAGAAAA
- the MBTD1 gene encoding MBT domain-containing protein 1 isoform X5, whose protein sequence is MENTKDLAFDTFCKLLLHTFISQTEHTSRAERKRRDSFGMFDGYDSCSEDTSSSSSSDESEEEVAPLPSSLPIIKNNGQVYTYPDGKSGMATCEMCGMVGVRDAFYSKTKRFCSVSCSRSYSSNSKKASILARLQGKPPTKKAKVLQKQPLVAKLAAYAQYQATLQNQAKTKAAVPVEGFSWGNYINSNSFTAAPVTCFKHAPMGTCWGDISEGVRVEVPNTDCSLPTKVFWIAGIVKLAGYNALLRYEGFENDSSLDFWCNVCGSDIHPVGWCATSGKPLVPPRTIQHKYTNWKAFLVKRLTGAKTLPPDFSQKVSESMQYPFKTSMRVEVVDKTHLCRTRVAVVESVIGGRLRLVYEESEDKTDDFWCHMYSPLIHHIGWSRSIGHRFKRSDITKKQDGHFDAPPHLFMKVKEVDAAGEWFKEGMKLEAIDPLNLSAICVATIRKVLADGYLMIGIDGSEAADGSDWFCYHATSPSIFPVGFCEINMIELTPPRGYAKLPFKWFDYLRETDSIAAPVKLFNKEVPNHGFHVGMKLEAVDLMEPRLVCVATVTRIIHRLLRIHFDGWEDEYDQWVDCESPDLYPVGWCQLTGYQLQPPAPQSSRDSQSSSSKQKKKAKSQQYKGHKKMTSLQLKEELLDGEEYSFLQGASDQESNGSASYYIKQEP, encoded by the exons ATGGAAAACACAAAGGACCTG GCTTTTGATACCTTCTGCAAACTACTACTGCATACCTTCATTTCTCAG acaGAACATACTTCAcgagcagaaaggaaaagacgtGATTCATTCGGGATGTTTGACGGTTATGATAGTTGTAGTGAggacaccagcagcagctccagttcaGATGAGAGTGAAGAGGAGGTTGCTCCTTTGCCGTCCAGTCTCCCAATTATAAAGAACAATGGACAGGTCTATACTTACCCAGATGGCAAATCTGGCATGG CTACATGCGAGATGTGTGGAATGGTTGGTGTCCGTGACGCTTTTTACTCTAAAACAAAACGCTTCTGCAGTGTGTCATGCTCTAGAAGCTATTCATCAAACTCCAAGAAGGCCAGCATTCTGGCCAGACTTCAG ggTAAACCTCCAACAAAGAAGGCTAAAGTTCTACAAAAACAACCCCTAGTGGCTAAATTAGCAGCATATGCTCAATACCAAGCAACTTTACAAAACCAGGCAAAGACTAAAGCAG CTGTCCCTGTGGAAGGTTTCAGCTGGGGTAACTACATCAATAGCAATAGCTTTACAGCAGCTCCTGTTACCTGTTTTAAACAC GCACCTATGGGGACATGCTGGGGTGATATCTCAGAAGGAGTGCGAGTGGAGGTTCCAAACACGGACTGCAGCCTACCTACCAAAGTCTTCTGGATAGCTGGAATTGTAAAATTAGCag GCTACAATGCTCTGCTAAGATATGAAGGCTTTGAAAATGATTCAAGTCTTGACTTCTGGTGCAACGTTTGTGGGTCTGACATCCACCCAGTTGGTTGGTGTGCAACCAGTGGGAAGCCCCTAGTCCCTCCTCGAA CCATCCAACACAAATACACAAACTGGAAAGCTTTTCTAGTGAAACGACTTACTGGTGCCAAAACACTTCCTCCTGACTTTTCTCAGAAG GTGTCTGAGAGTATGCAGTATCCATTCAAAACTTCCATGAGAGTAGAAGTTGTTGACAAAACACACCTTTGTCGAACAAGGGTAGCAGTTGTAGAAAGTGTCATTGGGGGACGGTTAAGATTGGTGTATGAAGAAAGTGAAGACAAAACTGATGACTTCTGGTGCCATATGTACAGTCCACTCATTCATCATATTGGTTGGTCTCGAAGTATAGGACACAGATTCAAAAGATCTG ATATTACAAAGAAACAGGATGGACATTTTGATGCACCCCCACATTTATTTATGAAG GTAAAAGAGGTTGACGCAGCTGGAGAATGGTTTAAAGAAGGAATGAAATTGGAAGCTATAGACCCCTTAAACCTTTCGGCTATATGTGTGGCAACTATTAGAAAG gtTTTAGCAGATGGCTATCTTATGATTGGGATTGATGgctcagaagcagcagatggGTCTGATTGGTTTTGTTACCATGCCACTTCCCCTTCTATTTTCCCTGTTGGTTTCTGTGAAATTAACATGATTGAACTAACTCCACCCAGAG GTTATGCAAAACTCCCTTTTAAATGGTTTGACTACCTCAGGGAAACTGACTCAATAGCAGCACCTGTAAAGCTCTTCAATAAG GAAGTTCCAAACCATGGGTTTCATGTTGGAATGAAACTGGAAGCTGTTGATCTGATGGAACCTCGCCTGGTATGTGTGGCCACAGTAACTCGCATTATCCATCGTCTTTTGAGGATACACTTTGATGGGTGGGAAGATGAATATGATCAGTGGGTGGATTGCGAGTCCCCAGACCTCTATCCAGTGGGATGGTGTCAGCTAACTGGATATCAACTACAGCCTCCAGCGCCACAAT CATCAAGAGATAGCCAGTCAAGTTcatcaaaacagaagaaaaaagctaaaTCACAACAGTACAAAGGACATAAGAAAA